One Malania oleifera isolate guangnan ecotype guangnan chromosome 9, ASM2987363v1, whole genome shotgun sequence DNA segment encodes these proteins:
- the LOC131164114 gene encoding RING-H2 finger protein ATL52-like isoform X1, whose protein sequence is MGSLGNPKIWVPYMNPKDCSQGFCSFYCPQWCYITIPPPPPPPFAFPDDNSSGSISPVVIAIIGILVSAALLMSYYTIISKYCGNRNTTSSAPRENHEQNESMEDHNPSHQEPWHVANAGLDEALIKSITVCKYKKGDGLVEGTDCSVCLSEFLEDESLRLLPKCSHAFHVFCIDTWLKSHSNCPLCRASIVSSNPSSSLVVETRPSDESLPERQDANENVTTAEGAERGVGEVEVVRCEVFPKTPLRIFSDLGSLEQGDTIIEMRERDRRVRRSVSMDYLHQTHVSVADILQISEDEEAQMEECRSPGDVGSSKSSVEGLSKSMHRCRVLDCVMSPVAMKRSFSSGRLSLARNGRGKNVVSPV, encoded by the coding sequence atggGGTCTTTAGGCAACCCAAAAATCTGGGTGCCATACATGAACCCCAAAGACTGTTCTCAAGGCTTCTGCAGCTTTTACTGTCCACAATGGTGCTACATCACCATCCCTCCTCCTCCCCCTCCTCCATTCGCTTTTCCCGACGACAATTCGAGCGGAAGCATCTCCCCTGTTGTTATTGCGATCATTGGCATCTTGGTAAGTGCTGCTCTTCTCATGAGTTACTACACAATAATCTCTAAATATTGTGGAAACAGAAACACTACAAGCTCAGCTCCAAGAGAAAATCATGAACAAAATGAGTCAATGGAAGATCACAACCCATCTCACCAGGAGCCCTGGCATGTCGCCAATGCCGGACTGGACGAGGCTCTTATCAAGTCCATTACAGTCTGTAAGTACAAGAAGGGTGATGGCCTGGTTGAAGGAACAGATTGCTCTGTCTGTCTCAGTGAGTTCCTGGAAGATGAAAGCTTGAGGCTTTTACCCAAGTGCAGCCATGCTTTCCATGTCTTCTGCATTGACACATGGCTCAAGTCCCACTCAAACTGTCCCCTGTGTCGAGCCAGCATAGTTTCTAGCAATCCTTCATCCTCTCTGGTGGTCGAAACCCGTCCGAGCGACGAGTCATTACCGGAGAGACAGGATGCGAATGAGAATGTAACCACTGCAGAAGGTGCTGAAAGGGGTGTGGGAGAAGTGGAAGTCGTGCGCTGTGAGGTTTTTCCAAAAACCCCATTGAGAATTTTCAGCGATTTGGGGAGTCTGGAACAGGGAGATACCATAATCGAGATGAGGGAGAGGGATCGGCGCGTAAGAAGATCAGTCTCAATGGATTATTTGCATCAAACCCATGTTTCAGTTGCTGATATTCTGCAGATTAGTGAAGATGAGGAGGCTCAAATGGAGGAATGCCGTTCCCCAGGAGATGTTGGATCATCAAAAAGTTCAGTGGAAGGATTAAGCAAGAGTATGCATAGATGCAGGGTGTTGGATTGTGTAATGAGTCCTGTTGCCATGAAGAGATCATTTTCAAGTGGGCGATTGTCGCTTGCAAGGAATGGAAGAGGGAAGAATGTTGTTAGTCCtgtttga
- the LOC131164114 gene encoding RING-H2 finger protein ATL52-like isoform X2, which produces MNPKDCSQGFCSFYCPQWCYITIPPPPPPPFAFPDDNSSGSISPVVIAIIGILVSAALLMSYYTIISKYCGNRNTTSSAPRENHEQNESMEDHNPSHQEPWHVANAGLDEALIKSITVCKYKKGDGLVEGTDCSVCLSEFLEDESLRLLPKCSHAFHVFCIDTWLKSHSNCPLCRASIVSSNPSSSLVVETRPSDESLPERQDANENVTTAEGAERGVGEVEVVRCEVFPKTPLRIFSDLGSLEQGDTIIEMRERDRRVRRSVSMDYLHQTHVSVADILQISEDEEAQMEECRSPGDVGSSKSSVEGLSKSMHRCRVLDCVMSPVAMKRSFSSGRLSLARNGRGKNVVSPV; this is translated from the coding sequence ATGAACCCCAAAGACTGTTCTCAAGGCTTCTGCAGCTTTTACTGTCCACAATGGTGCTACATCACCATCCCTCCTCCTCCCCCTCCTCCATTCGCTTTTCCCGACGACAATTCGAGCGGAAGCATCTCCCCTGTTGTTATTGCGATCATTGGCATCTTGGTAAGTGCTGCTCTTCTCATGAGTTACTACACAATAATCTCTAAATATTGTGGAAACAGAAACACTACAAGCTCAGCTCCAAGAGAAAATCATGAACAAAATGAGTCAATGGAAGATCACAACCCATCTCACCAGGAGCCCTGGCATGTCGCCAATGCCGGACTGGACGAGGCTCTTATCAAGTCCATTACAGTCTGTAAGTACAAGAAGGGTGATGGCCTGGTTGAAGGAACAGATTGCTCTGTCTGTCTCAGTGAGTTCCTGGAAGATGAAAGCTTGAGGCTTTTACCCAAGTGCAGCCATGCTTTCCATGTCTTCTGCATTGACACATGGCTCAAGTCCCACTCAAACTGTCCCCTGTGTCGAGCCAGCATAGTTTCTAGCAATCCTTCATCCTCTCTGGTGGTCGAAACCCGTCCGAGCGACGAGTCATTACCGGAGAGACAGGATGCGAATGAGAATGTAACCACTGCAGAAGGTGCTGAAAGGGGTGTGGGAGAAGTGGAAGTCGTGCGCTGTGAGGTTTTTCCAAAAACCCCATTGAGAATTTTCAGCGATTTGGGGAGTCTGGAACAGGGAGATACCATAATCGAGATGAGGGAGAGGGATCGGCGCGTAAGAAGATCAGTCTCAATGGATTATTTGCATCAAACCCATGTTTCAGTTGCTGATATTCTGCAGATTAGTGAAGATGAGGAGGCTCAAATGGAGGAATGCCGTTCCCCAGGAGATGTTGGATCATCAAAAAGTTCAGTGGAAGGATTAAGCAAGAGTATGCATAGATGCAGGGTGTTGGATTGTGTAATGAGTCCTGTTGCCATGAAGAGATCATTTTCAAGTGGGCGATTGTCGCTTGCAAGGAATGGAAGAGGGAAGAATGTTGTTAGTCCtgtttga